A single region of the Geobacillus subterraneus genome encodes:
- a CDS encoding phosphatidylserine decarboxylase — MRKWLYRLFIELTNHSLSSKLLASFARSRLSAPLIPSYAKIYHINQEEMEKSLKNYKTLQQLFVRRLKAGTRPVDADEHAVVSPVDAVIEEMGTIQETSEIMVKGKPYSIAEMLGSAEAAQPYVNGFFFILYLSPSHYHRIHSPISGVIEKQWTLGRKSYPVNRLGLKYGRRPLEKNYRLITEVTAGGKRMAIVKVGAMFVNSIELTHKGDRLVKGEEMAYFSFGSTVVLLFERGSFTPDPRIAAPMPIKVGERLGYWR, encoded by the coding sequence TTGCGAAAATGGCTGTACCGTTTGTTTATTGAGTTGACCAATCACTCGCTTTCCTCGAAGCTGCTCGCTTCGTTTGCCAGATCGCGCCTCAGCGCGCCGTTGATACCATCGTATGCGAAAATTTATCATATTAACCAAGAAGAAATGGAAAAAAGCCTAAAAAATTATAAAACGTTGCAGCAGTTGTTCGTTCGCCGGCTCAAAGCCGGGACTAGACCGGTCGATGCTGATGAGCATGCGGTCGTCAGTCCGGTCGATGCGGTCATTGAGGAAATGGGAACGATCCAAGAAACGAGTGAAATAATGGTCAAAGGGAAACCGTATTCGATTGCGGAAATGCTTGGCAGTGCCGAGGCTGCGCAACCGTATGTGAACGGGTTCTTTTTTATTCTGTATTTGAGCCCGAGCCATTATCACCGCATCCATAGCCCAATATCTGGCGTGATCGAAAAACAGTGGACGCTCGGCCGCAAATCATACCCTGTCAACCGCCTCGGCTTAAAATACGGGCGGCGGCCGCTTGAAAAAAACTATCGCCTCATCACAGAGGTCACGGCTGGCGGCAAGCGCATGGCCATCGTCAAGGTCGGCGCCATGTTTGTCAACAGCATTGAACTGACCCATAAGGGGGATCGGTTGGTGAAGGGGGAGGAAATGGCGTATTTTTCATTCGGCTCGACTGTCGTGCTCCTGTTTGAACGGGGAAGCTTTACGCCCGACCCGCGCATTGCCGCGCCGATGCCGATTAAAGTTGGCGAGCGGCTCGGCTATTGGCGCTAG